The genome window GGCGGCTGGGGCCGACCCGGGACCACCCAGAACAACCAGCACGGTCCAACAGACGGAGATCCCGATGACCCATGACACCCGCCACCCGGGCGGACGCCGCGGCGTCCTGCTCGGCCTCGCCCTTGCCGTCGCCGCGGCGCTCCTGCCCGGCGCCGGCCCGGCCGCCGCGCAGGACTACCCGGACCGGCCGGTCACCATCGTGGTGCCCTTCCCGCCCGGCGGTTCCACCGACCTTCTGGCCCGCAAGATCGCCGAGAAGATCTCCGGCCCGCTGGGCCAGCCCGTGGTGGTGGAGAACCGCGCCGGCGCCGGCGGCGCGGTGGGGGCGAGCTATGTCGCCCGCTCCGACCCGGACGGCTACACGCTGCTGATGGGCGTCACCGGCTCGAACGCCATCTCCTCGGTGCTGCGCGACGACCTGCCCTACGAGCCGCTGAAGGATTTCGCCCCGGTGAGCCTGGTGGTGAGCGCGCCGCTGGTGCTGGTGGTGAACGCGGACTCCGACTTCACCTCGGTGCAGGACGTGATCGACTATGCGAAGGCCGAACCGCAGGCCTTCACCCACGGCTCGCCCGGCATCGGCACCTCGATGCACCTCACCGGGGAGCTGTTCGCGCTGGAGACCGGGACCGAGCTGGTCCACGTGCCCTATGCCGGCAGCGCCGCGGCGATGCAGGACCTGCTGGGCAGGCAGCTCGACGCCATGTTCGCCGACCTGCTGGTAAGCTCGGAATACATCCGCAGCGGCCGGTTGCGGGCGCTGGCCGTCACCTCCGCCGCGCGCCACCCGATGTTGCCGGACGTGCCCACCGTGGCCGAAGCCGGCGTGCCCGGCTTCCAGGCCACCTCCTGGCAGGGCGTCTTCGCCCCCGCCGGCACGCCGGAGCCGGTGCTGGACACGCTCTACAAGGTGGTGACCGCCGCGCTGACCGACGCTGACCTGCAGGCCTTCTTCCCCGAGCGCGGCTTCATGGTGGAGGGCCGCACCCCGGCCGCGAGCCAGGAGTTCATCGCCTCGGAGATCGAGAAATGGGGCAAGGTGGTCGATGCCGCCGGGCTGAAGACCAACTGAGCCGGGGCCGGCCCGACGCCGCTGCGGCGGAGGCCCCGGCTGCCCTCGCCCGTGCCAGGCGGTGACGGAAACGCCCCGGAGCCGCAGGGCCGGCACCTTTCCGGACCCGGCACCTTTCCGGACCCGGCACCTTTCCGGACCCGGCACCTTTCCGGACCCGGCACCTTTCCGGACCCGGCACCTTTCCGGACCCGGCACCTTTCCGGACCCGGCACCTTTCCGGACCCGGCACCTTTCCGGACCCGGCACCTTTCCGGACCCGGCACCTTTCCGGGCGGGCGCCGCTGGGGCGGCGCGCCCGGAAAGGTGCCGGCGGACTGGAGAACCATGGAGGAGCCAGGCATGTCCCGGCAGCGTTACAACAGGGCAGAGATCCTCGCCGCGGCGGGGCTGGTCGCCTTCGGCCTCGCGGTGATCGCCCTGGCGGCGGACTACCCGCTTGGCGGGCTGCGGCGGCCCGGACCGGGGTTCTTTCCCATCCTCGCCGGCACGGTGCTGGTGGTGCTGGCGCTTGCCATCCTGGCCGAGGTGCGCGGCCTCGCCACCCGGCCGGTGTTCCGGCTGCGGCCCTTCGTGGCGGTGAGCCTCGGCATCGCGGGCTTCGCGCTCACGGTGGAGCGGGCGGGGCTGGTGCCGGCCACCGTCATCCTGGTGCTGGTGAGCGGGCTGGGCGAGGCGCGCACCAGCCTGCTCAGCCTCGCCGGGGTGGCGCTGTTCCTCAGCGTGCTGGGGGTGCTGCTGTTCATCGACGGGCTGGGCATGCCGCTCACAGCCATCCGGGGGGTGCTCTGAATGGAAGGCTTCCTGTCGAACGTCGGGCTGGGCCTCTCCACCGCGCTCTCGCCGGTCTCGCTGCTGTTCTGCGTCATCGGGGTGACGGTGGGGATGGGCGTGGGCGTGCTGCCGGGCATCGGGCCGCTGGCGGCGATCTCCCTCGCCCTGCCGCTCACCTATTACGTGGACCCCACCTCGGCGCTGATCATGCTGGCGGGCATCTTCTACGGCGCGCAATACGGCGGCTCCACCGCCTCAATCCTGCTGAACCTGCCGGGCACGGCCACCTCCGCCGTCACCTGCCTCGACGGCTACCC of Paroceanicella profunda contains these proteins:
- a CDS encoding Bug family tripartite tricarboxylate transporter substrate binding protein translates to MTHDTRHPGGRRGVLLGLALAVAAALLPGAGPAAAQDYPDRPVTIVVPFPPGGSTDLLARKIAEKISGPLGQPVVVENRAGAGGAVGASYVARSDPDGYTLLMGVTGSNAISSVLRDDLPYEPLKDFAPVSLVVSAPLVLVVNADSDFTSVQDVIDYAKAEPQAFTHGSPGIGTSMHLTGELFALETGTELVHVPYAGSAAAMQDLLGRQLDAMFADLLVSSEYIRSGRLRALAVTSAARHPMLPDVPTVAEAGVPGFQATSWQGVFAPAGTPEPVLDTLYKVVTAALTDADLQAFFPERGFMVEGRTPAASQEFIASEIEKWGKVVDAAGLKTN
- a CDS encoding tripartite tricarboxylate transporter TctB family protein — its product is MSRQRYNRAEILAAAGLVAFGLAVIALAADYPLGGLRRPGPGFFPILAGTVLVVLALAILAEVRGLATRPVFRLRPFVAVSLGIAGFALTVERAGLVPATVILVLVSGLGEARTSLLSLAGVALFLSVLGVLLFIDGLGMPLTAIRGVL